From Prochlorococcus sp. MIT 1223, the proteins below share one genomic window:
- a CDS encoding glycosyltransferase family 4 protein, with the protein MAHIAWLGKKTPFCGNVSYGLSTTKALRERGHKTSFIHFDNPSNPNNKQTSLLANDPDVSLPYLIKSQVYTIPSPRAQRELRESLERLKPDLIHASLTLSPLDFRLPELCHQLHVPVIATFHPAFDSGMRSLTASTQQLTYQLYAPSLAKYHKVIVFSEMQAEVLAKLGVKETRIEVIPNGVDPDLWLPKDANNETYVQRKVKERIGNSRIFLYMGRIASEKNVEALLRAWRQIETKNCRLVIVGDGPLRPTLENNFLANDDDDVLWWGYESDLETKIALLQCAEVFLLPSLVEGLSIALLEAMATGTACIATDAGADGEVLEDGAGIIMSTDNVTAQLRTLIPVLKDQPVLTTELGRRARLRILERYTLKQNIDVLEELYKKLLKRKEGNSLKPIHDFSQQRQQQPLSKQIARLPFQDVLEQQ; encoded by the coding sequence GTGGCGCATATCGCCTGGCTGGGCAAGAAAACGCCATTCTGCGGAAATGTTAGCTACGGCCTAAGCACCACAAAGGCGCTTAGGGAAAGAGGTCATAAAACAAGTTTTATTCACTTTGACAATCCAAGTAACCCAAATAACAAGCAAACTTCTTTACTAGCAAATGATCCAGATGTAAGTCTTCCTTATCTCATTAAATCTCAGGTTTATACAATTCCTTCTCCGCGAGCACAAAGAGAACTAAGAGAATCTCTTGAAAGACTTAAACCTGACCTAATACATGCAAGCCTTACTTTGTCTCCACTGGATTTCAGATTACCTGAGCTTTGCCACCAACTTCATGTTCCAGTAATAGCAACATTCCACCCTGCCTTTGATTCAGGGATGAGGAGCTTAACTGCGAGCACACAACAGCTGACCTATCAACTTTATGCGCCATCGTTAGCGAAGTATCACAAAGTGATTGTTTTCTCTGAAATGCAAGCAGAGGTGCTCGCCAAACTAGGTGTAAAAGAAACTCGAATTGAAGTAATTCCCAATGGAGTAGACCCAGACTTATGGCTACCTAAAGACGCAAATAATGAAACATATGTTCAACGCAAAGTAAAAGAGCGCATAGGGAATAGCCGTATCTTTCTTTATATGGGAAGAATTGCTTCAGAAAAAAATGTTGAAGCCCTTCTTAGAGCATGGCGTCAAATAGAAACAAAGAACTGTCGGCTTGTAATTGTGGGAGATGGTCCACTTCGACCAACCTTAGAAAATAATTTTCTGGCAAATGATGATGATGATGTCCTTTGGTGGGGGTACGAATCAGATTTAGAAACAAAAATAGCACTACTTCAATGTGCCGAAGTATTTTTACTCCCCAGCCTAGTTGAAGGCCTTTCAATAGCTTTACTTGAAGCAATGGCAACTGGTACTGCATGTATTGCGACTGATGCAGGAGCAGATGGAGAAGTTCTTGAAGATGGCGCAGGAATAATCATGAGCACTGACAATGTAACGGCTCAATTACGCACTCTTATTCCAGTACTTAAAGATCAACCTGTTCTAACTACAGAGTTAGGTAGACGTGCAAGGTTAAGGATTCTTGAAAGATATACTCTCAAACAAAATATCGATGTTCTAGAAGAACTTTATAAAAAACTTCTAAAAAGAAAAGAAGGGAACTCCCTCAAGCCAATTCACGACTTCTCTCAGCAGCGACAACAACAGCCTCTATCAAAGCAGATCGCACGCCTGCCATTTCAAGATGTCTTAGAGCAGCAATAG
- the proC gene encoding pyrroline-5-carboxylate reductase, with protein sequence MLLSLGVIGFGRMAQALLTPLIENGDFKPDSVLAVVGQQKSVEVALEDFPKELKVVASSDPIAKEVWTAPVQLLAIKPQQLNEIKLPTINTHSSGKPLLISLLAGITLRRLQESFPKHSCVRAVPNTPVLAKAGLTGLAWGKEVTMEQKTLVRNIFTPISEVFELPEKQLDAFLALTSSGPAYVALMIEALADGAVAAGLPRQRANYLANRTLAGTALLLNEQKIHPSELREMVASPGGTTIAALRHLEMAGVRSALIEAVVVAAERSRELA encoded by the coding sequence GTGCTTTTATCTCTTGGCGTAATTGGGTTTGGTCGGATGGCTCAAGCTCTTCTTACCCCTTTAATAGAAAATGGTGATTTTAAGCCTGATAGTGTTTTAGCTGTTGTAGGTCAACAAAAAAGTGTGGAGGTCGCTTTAGAGGATTTTCCTAAAGAATTAAAAGTTGTCGCATCGTCAGATCCTATAGCTAAAGAAGTTTGGACTGCACCAGTTCAATTGTTGGCAATTAAGCCGCAGCAACTAAATGAAATTAAACTTCCAACGATTAATACACATAGCTCTGGAAAACCTTTATTGATTTCTTTGCTTGCTGGCATCACTTTAAGAAGACTTCAGGAATCTTTCCCAAAACATAGTTGTGTCCGAGCTGTTCCTAATACTCCAGTATTGGCCAAAGCAGGCCTCACTGGCTTGGCGTGGGGAAAAGAAGTTACGATGGAACAGAAAACATTAGTCAGAAATATCTTTACTCCGATTAGTGAGGTTTTTGAATTACCTGAGAAACAATTAGATGCTTTCTTAGCATTAACTTCTTCAGGCCCAGCATATGTTGCTTTGATGATAGAAGCCTTAGCAGATGGAGCCGTTGCTGCTGGGCTGCCACGTCAAAGAGCTAATTATTTAGCTAATAGAACTTTAGCTGGAACTGCTTTATTGCTAAATGAGCAAAAAATACATCCAAGCGAGTTAAGAGAAATGGTCGCTTCACCTGGTGGAACAACTATTGCTGCTCTAAGACATCTTGAAATGGCAGGCGTGCGATCTGCTTTGATAGAGGCTGTTGTTGTCGCTGCTGAGAGAAGTCGTGAATTGGCTTGA
- a CDS encoding cell division protein SepF: MSLISRLRAVVAGDDYLDSDFDELDYETGDEFDSGNRNPRDYGKQVAPLAHSNPFSSKDNSASSNVIGMPGISSTSSEVNLMEPRSFDEMPRAIQALRERKTVILNLTMMEPDQAQRAVDFVAGGTFAIDGHQERVGESIFLFAPSCVNVTNSFQEEASPSTVVNKDNESSLSKEVVPAPEPAWGDSLAAAL, from the coding sequence GTGTCGCTTATTTCCCGTCTTCGTGCTGTCGTTGCTGGTGACGACTATTTAGATAGTGATTTTGATGAGCTCGATTACGAAACAGGAGATGAGTTTGATTCTGGGAATAGGAACCCGAGAGATTATGGTAAGCAGGTTGCTCCTCTAGCTCATTCGAATCCTTTTTCCTCAAAAGACAATTCAGCATCTTCTAATGTGATTGGTATGCCAGGTATTTCTTCTACAAGTTCTGAAGTTAATCTCATGGAACCAAGAAGTTTTGATGAGATGCCAAGAGCAATCCAAGCTTTGAGAGAAAGGAAGACAGTCATACTTAATTTAACAATGATGGAGCCTGATCAAGCTCAAAGAGCAGTTGATTTTGTTGCAGGTGGCACTTTTGCAATTGATGGTCATCAAGAGCGAGTTGGTGAGAGTATCTTTTTATTCGCCCCAAGCTGTGTCAACGTTACCAACTCTTTTCAAGAAGAAGCCTCTCCTTCCACAGTCGTAAATAAGGATAATGAATCATCGTTATCTAAAGAAGTCGTTCCGGCCCCTGAGCCGGCTTGGGGAGATTCTCTGGCAGCGGCTCTCTAA
- a CDS encoding YggS family pyridoxal phosphate-dependent enzyme, which produces MSFADRLNQIKRLLPPKVGLLAVSKGHPDSIIRIFAEHGQFDFGESRLQEALPKIKNLSDINKIRWHFVGHLQSNKVRSVVQHFDVIHSVHSLELAERIARISKEENRFPQIMLQVKFREDPAKVGFSVEDLLVSWKKLSNSPNLEICGLMTITPFDLDLEGRKKLYCECRELANSLKLKDCSMGMSQDWRQAVEAGSTLVRVGSFLFGDRVK; this is translated from the coding sequence GTGAGTTTTGCTGATCGACTAAATCAAATTAAAAGGCTTTTGCCTCCAAAGGTTGGCTTACTTGCTGTCAGTAAAGGTCATCCTGATTCAATCATTCGAATTTTTGCAGAGCATGGCCAATTTGACTTTGGCGAGAGTCGGCTTCAAGAAGCTTTACCTAAAATTAAAAACTTATCTGATATCAATAAGATCAGATGGCATTTTGTAGGTCACCTGCAGTCCAATAAAGTCAGGTCCGTAGTACAACATTTTGATGTAATTCATTCTGTCCATTCATTAGAGCTGGCAGAAAGAATTGCAAGAATCTCTAAAGAAGAAAATCGATTTCCTCAAATAATGCTTCAAGTCAAGTTTAGAGAAGACCCAGCAAAGGTTGGATTTTCAGTTGAAGATCTTCTGGTCTCTTGGAAAAAATTATCAAATTCACCTAATCTTGAAATCTGCGGATTAATGACAATCACCCCTTTTGACCTTGACTTAGAAGGGAGAAAAAAACTGTATTGTGAGTGTAGGGAATTAGCGAATTCACTTAAATTAAAAGATTGCTCAATGGGAATGAGTCAAGACTGGAGACAAGCGGTAGAAGCTGGATCTACTTTGGTGCGCGTTGGTTCGTTTTTGTTTGGAGATCGTGTTAAATAA
- a CDS encoding PipX family protein, which translates to MNAERYLNHPTFGMLYLVSPAGQGRDVYATLYAQKMFFLVTLQPRGAQFEVIPYMDARHHAEVNISKCRRDRSIELESWQKLFKQTFI; encoded by the coding sequence TTGAATGCTGAGCGATATCTAAATCATCCTACTTTTGGGATGCTTTATTTGGTTTCTCCTGCTGGGCAAGGAAGAGATGTATATGCAACTTTATATGCCCAAAAAATGTTTTTTCTAGTTACTCTTCAACCAAGAGGAGCTCAGTTTGAAGTTATTCCATATATGGATGCAAGACATCATGCTGAAGTGAATATCTCAAAATGTAGAAGAGATAGGTCAATTGAACTTGAGTCTTGGCAAAAATTATTTAAACAAACTTTTATTTAA
- a CDS encoding energy-coupling factor transporter transmembrane component T gives MDWLRKVPIGQYVSGEKGWLRLIDPRMKIVWVLFFLLSPILAPVSWRMGLVLALLFITFVSGLPRRIWIKPLVFLVLLASFIGIFAILLPTGEPSSVIPIRDPQELEVLIPDSPSWQIKIGPLLINRRSAQLGLNSSTLIFTVVHSVNLMLITSTPEDLVWSLNWFLTPLERLGFPSEKISFQMLLALRFIPLIQEEFQNLLRSLSTRAVNFKKLGVKSSFGILLSVGERLLSNILLRSQQGADALVARNGNFLPSKYFRPKRSIVKISGINLFSALAFGVGLILRSQIGN, from the coding sequence ATGGATTGGTTACGCAAGGTCCCAATAGGTCAATATGTATCTGGAGAAAAGGGGTGGTTACGTTTAATAGACCCACGAATGAAAATCGTTTGGGTTTTATTCTTTTTGTTAAGTCCTATTCTTGCTCCTGTCTCTTGGCGAATGGGATTAGTATTAGCGCTTTTATTTATAACTTTTGTCAGTGGCCTACCTCGTCGAATTTGGATTAAACCACTTGTTTTTTTAGTTCTATTGGCTTCATTTATAGGCATATTTGCAATCCTTCTACCAACAGGTGAACCATCATCGGTGATACCAATTAGAGACCCTCAAGAATTAGAAGTTCTCATCCCTGATAGCCCTAGTTGGCAGATAAAAATAGGCCCTTTGTTGATTAACAGACGCTCTGCACAATTGGGATTGAATAGCTCAACGTTAATTTTCACAGTGGTTCATAGCGTGAATTTAATGTTGATAACTTCAACTCCTGAAGATCTTGTTTGGTCATTGAATTGGTTTCTCACTCCTTTAGAGCGATTAGGTTTCCCTTCGGAGAAAATTAGCTTTCAAATGCTTTTGGCTTTAAGATTTATTCCTCTAATTCAAGAAGAATTTCAAAACCTTTTGAGATCTTTGTCGACAAGAGCAGTTAACTTTAAGAAGCTTGGGGTGAAATCATCTTTTGGAATCTTATTGTCTGTAGGTGAACGCTTGCTATCAAATATTCTTTTAAGATCTCAACAAGGTGCAGATGCTCTTGTTGCAAGAAATGGTAATTTTCTCCCCTCGAAGTATTTCAGACCAAAAAGATCAATAGTTAAGATTTCAGGTATCAATCTATTCTCAGCACTTGCTTTTGGAGTGGGATTGATATTAAGAAGTCAAATAGGCAATTAA
- the der gene encoding ribosome biogenesis GTPase Der → MMRPVVAIIGRPNVGKSTLVNRLCRSREAIVHDIPGVTRDRIYQDGYWGDREFKVVDTGGLLFDDDSEFLPEIREQVDLALTEAVVALVIVDGQQGITSADESIAEWLRSHPCQTLVAVNKCESPEQGLSMAAEFWKLGLGEPYPISAIHGVGTGELLDRVISLLPVAQEGFEQEEPIELAIVGRPNVGKSSLLNSICGSSRSIVSPISGTTRDSVDASLFKNDKLWKVIDTAGIRRRKSVNYGPEFFGINRSLKAIERSDICILVIDALDGVTEQDQRLAGKIEKDGRACVLVVNKWDAVEKDSHTMTKMEKELRAKLYFLDWANMLFTSALTGQRVEGIFAVAALAIEQHRRRVSTSVVNEVLKEATSWRSPPTSRGGRQGRLYYGTQVATSPPSFTLFVNDPKLFGETYRRYVERHLREGLGFEGTPLRLFWRGKPQRDAEKDLAKQKIESSP, encoded by the coding sequence TTGATGCGTCCTGTTGTCGCAATAATTGGTCGCCCTAACGTTGGAAAATCGACGTTAGTTAATCGTTTGTGCCGCAGTCGTGAAGCTATTGTTCATGATATCCCAGGTGTTACAAGGGATAGAATTTATCAAGATGGATACTGGGGAGATAGAGAGTTTAAGGTTGTCGATACGGGGGGACTTTTATTTGATGATGACAGTGAGTTCTTACCAGAGATTAGAGAACAGGTTGATTTAGCCTTAACCGAAGCAGTTGTTGCACTAGTAATTGTTGATGGGCAACAAGGAATTACTTCAGCGGATGAATCGATTGCTGAATGGCTAAGATCTCATCCTTGCCAAACGTTGGTGGCAGTTAATAAATGTGAATCTCCTGAGCAAGGATTATCAATGGCCGCGGAATTCTGGAAACTTGGATTGGGTGAACCTTATCCAATTTCAGCAATTCATGGGGTTGGGACAGGTGAATTACTTGATCGAGTTATATCCCTTCTCCCTGTAGCTCAAGAAGGTTTTGAACAAGAAGAACCTATTGAATTAGCAATTGTAGGCAGACCTAATGTAGGGAAGTCGAGTCTCTTGAATTCAATATGTGGATCATCACGTTCGATTGTTAGTCCCATTAGCGGAACAACTAGAGATTCTGTTGATGCAAGTTTGTTTAAAAATGATAAATTATGGAAAGTAATTGATACAGCAGGAATACGTAGAAGGAAAAGTGTTAATTATGGACCCGAATTCTTTGGGATCAATAGGAGTTTAAAAGCAATAGAACGAAGTGATATTTGTATTTTAGTAATAGATGCTTTGGATGGCGTGACTGAACAAGACCAGCGCTTGGCTGGCAAAATCGAGAAAGATGGGAGAGCTTGTGTCTTAGTCGTAAATAAATGGGATGCTGTTGAAAAAGATAGTCACACGATGACAAAGATGGAAAAAGAGCTTCGAGCAAAACTTTATTTCCTTGATTGGGCAAATATGTTATTTACTTCTGCTCTGACAGGCCAAAGAGTAGAAGGAATCTTTGCTGTTGCGGCATTGGCGATAGAGCAACATCGTCGAAGAGTAAGTACTTCAGTTGTTAATGAGGTGCTCAAGGAGGCTACTAGTTGGAGAAGTCCTCCAACTAGTAGGGGTGGAAGACAAGGACGTCTTTATTATGGAACACAAGTCGCGACTAGCCCTCCTAGTTTTACTCTTTTTGTAAATGATCCAAAACTATTTGGGGAAACATATCGTAGATATGTTGAAAGACACTTGAGAGAAGGATTAGGCTTCGAAGGTACCCCTTTGAGATTATTTTGGAGGGGTAAGCCTCAAAGAGATGCGGAGAAGGACTTGGCTAAACAAAAAATAGAATCTTCTCCTTGA
- the dusB gene encoding tRNA dihydrouridine synthase DusB — MNRTLNEIHLPGRGTQRILKSIVLQSPLAGISDQIFRKLVRKWAPEALLFTEMVNANSLELGYGREKIKELSKEKGPVGVQLFDFRIKPMIEAAKRAEEAGAYLIDINMGCPVKKITKKGGGSGLLRDLDLAAEIISEISNAVKIPVTVKTRLGWCNKSYDPIGLALHLQDAGAQLLTFHGRTRQEGFSGKSNWVAIAEIKKRLSIPIIANGDISTLEDARKCLKITGADGVMIGRGSLGTPWFVGQIDSFLKSDKTFNEPTTKMRLEIALEHLESLLQSKGEHGLLIARKHLNWTCKDFEGSKEFRKDLLKANSSKKAISLIKEKIKTLD; from the coding sequence ATGAACCGTACTCTTAATGAAATACACCTTCCAGGCAGAGGTACTCAAAGAATTCTTAAATCTATAGTTTTACAATCACCTTTGGCTGGAATAAGCGATCAAATTTTCCGGAAATTAGTTAGGAAATGGGCCCCGGAGGCTTTACTGTTCACGGAAATGGTAAATGCTAATAGCTTAGAGCTGGGTTACGGAAGAGAAAAGATTAAAGAGCTTTCTAAGGAAAAAGGACCAGTAGGCGTTCAACTTTTTGATTTCCGTATCAAACCAATGATTGAGGCAGCAAAGAGAGCAGAAGAAGCCGGCGCATATTTAATTGACATAAATATGGGGTGTCCCGTGAAAAAAATAACTAAAAAAGGTGGAGGGAGCGGGCTCCTCAGAGATTTAGATTTGGCTGCAGAAATTATTAGTGAAATCTCAAATGCCGTCAAAATTCCTGTTACGGTAAAAACTCGTCTTGGATGGTGCAATAAATCATATGATCCTATTGGCTTAGCTCTGCATCTTCAAGACGCTGGGGCTCAACTCCTTACTTTTCATGGTAGGACAAGACAAGAGGGCTTTTCAGGCAAATCCAACTGGGTTGCAATTGCAGAAATAAAAAAAAGATTATCAATTCCAATAATAGCTAATGGAGATATAAGCACCCTGGAAGATGCACGTAAATGCTTGAAAATAACTGGCGCAGATGGTGTCATGATCGGGCGCGGAAGTTTAGGAACACCTTGGTTTGTTGGACAAATTGATTCTTTTCTTAAGTCTGACAAAACATTCAATGAACCAACTACAAAAATGAGACTCGAGATTGCTCTTGAGCATTTAGAAAGTCTTTTGCAAAGCAAAGGTGAACATGGGCTTTTGATTGCCCGCAAACATTTGAATTGGACATGCAAAGATTTCGAGGGTTCTAAAGAGTTCAGGAAAGATCTTTTAAAAGCAAATTCATCCAAAAAAGCAATATCACTAATTAAAGAAAAAATAAAAACTTTAGATTGA
- the cobI gene encoding precorrin-2 C(20)-methyltransferase, which yields MSSYTKGQLTIVGLGPGDPSLLTLAAVKAIKEASVVAFPVSATGGESLALKIASDWITTGQKKIPLTFPMVADVELRKIAWSLSSDQLAKEVSKGEQVVFLCQGDSSLFATSSYLLLALKFNYPNCPVNIIPGINSFSAAAAVSQLPLGFQQEQLLIVPIPSKKETLETLLREVVEKRRILVLLKLGQKWIWVRPLLDEMNLLEDSVFAQRIGFDDQKVMKARDVPQSECPYFSLLIIRQTWPDVLPEAYL from the coding sequence TTGTCATCATATACAAAAGGCCAATTAACAATAGTGGGCTTAGGTCCAGGTGACCCCTCTTTACTTACACTGGCGGCGGTAAAAGCTATTAAAGAAGCATCTGTTGTGGCTTTCCCAGTATCTGCTACTGGTGGAGAAAGCTTGGCGTTAAAGATTGCGTCAGATTGGATTACAACAGGACAGAAGAAAATACCTCTTACTTTTCCGATGGTTGCTGATGTTGAGTTAAGAAAGATAGCCTGGAGTTTATCTAGTGATCAATTAGCGAAGGAAGTAAGTAAAGGTGAGCAGGTGGTTTTTTTATGTCAGGGAGATTCTTCTTTATTTGCGACTAGCTCCTACTTATTATTGGCGCTCAAATTTAATTACCCTAACTGCCCTGTAAACATTATTCCCGGGATAAATTCTTTTTCAGCAGCAGCAGCAGTCAGTCAACTTCCTTTAGGGTTTCAACAAGAGCAATTATTGATAGTGCCTATACCTAGTAAAAAAGAGACTCTAGAAACTTTATTGCGAGAGGTGGTAGAGAAACGAAGAATTCTTGTTTTACTCAAGCTCGGTCAAAAATGGATTTGGGTTAGACCTTTACTTGATGAAATGAATCTTTTGGAGGATTCCGTCTTTGCCCAAAGGATAGGTTTTGATGATCAAAAAGTGATGAAAGCAAGAGATGTTCCTCAAAGCGAGTGTCCTTATTTCTCTTTATTGATTATTCGACAGACTTGGCCAGATGTTTTGCCTGAAGCTTATTTATAA
- a CDS encoding tRNA-(ms[2]io[6]A)-hydroxylase, with protein MEYLKKLDKSNLRIKWLLSSTSDSWLNQALKNPIEILIDHAHCERKAAGFAMQLMFRYVCEDGLSEILSPLAREELEHFERVLTLLKSKGKCLKLLAAPPYGSLLAKEIRKQEPFRMLDSFLVAGLIEARSHERMSLLAIHSNDSEIRDLYADLLRSEARHFGLYWSLSEARFKNSDIRSRMAELGEKEARILDDLHPYPRMHS; from the coding sequence ATGGAATATCTAAAAAAGTTAGATAAATCAAATTTAAGAATCAAATGGCTATTAAGCTCAACTAGTGATTCCTGGTTAAATCAAGCATTAAAGAATCCAATTGAAATTCTTATAGACCATGCCCATTGCGAAAGAAAGGCGGCTGGATTTGCAATGCAATTAATGTTTAGATACGTTTGCGAAGATGGCCTTTCAGAGATTTTAAGTCCTCTAGCTAGAGAAGAACTAGAGCATTTTGAAAGAGTTTTAACTCTTCTAAAGTCAAAAGGAAAATGCTTGAAATTATTAGCGGCGCCTCCTTATGGTTCACTTTTAGCTAAAGAAATTAGGAAACAAGAGCCTTTTCGAATGCTCGATAGTTTTTTGGTTGCAGGATTAATCGAAGCAAGAAGTCACGAAAGAATGTCTTTATTAGCAATTCATTCTAATGATTCTGAAATAAGAGACTTGTATGCAGATTTGTTGAGGAGTGAAGCACGACATTTTGGTTTATATTGGAGTCTTTCAGAAGCACGATTTAAAAATTCAGATATTCGTTCAAGAATGGCAGAATTAGGAGAGAAAGAGGCTAGAATTCTTGATGATTTACATCCCTATCCAAGAATGCATAGCTAA
- the aroQ gene encoding type II 3-dehydroquinate dehydratase has product MHLLLINGPNLNLLGQRERDIYGSATLDSIERDLQIKAKDENVSLECFQSNSEGAIVDCIHNAINKIDGILINAGAYTHTSIAIRDALLSVHIPYVELHLSNTYAREEFRHNSFISDKAIGLVCGFGETSYELAMRGLLNVLRKVKK; this is encoded by the coding sequence ATGCATTTGCTTTTAATTAATGGTCCAAATCTTAATCTTCTTGGACAGCGTGAACGAGATATATATGGTTCGGCAACACTTGATTCTATAGAGAGAGATTTACAAATCAAAGCAAAGGACGAAAATGTTTCTTTGGAATGTTTTCAGAGCAATTCGGAAGGTGCAATTGTGGACTGCATTCATAATGCTATTAATAAGATTGATGGTATTTTGATTAATGCTGGAGCCTATACCCATACCTCAATAGCGATAAGAGATGCTTTGCTTAGTGTTCATATACCCTATGTGGAATTACACTTAAGCAATACTTATGCAAGAGAAGAATTTCGTCATAATTCTTTTATTTCAGATAAAGCAATTGGTTTGGTTTGTGGTTTTGGAGAAACTAGCTATGAACTTGCAATGCGAGGACTTTTGAATGTTCTAAGAAAAGTTAAAAAGTAG
- a CDS encoding class I SAM-dependent methyltransferase has translation MFKIQFDSIESIGPLERCYFKHETSKEKNSEGQNEYTLESSIQFYRNYLSWFYDTFNLTETSLRNELFSELSLNNDIKILITGVGLGHEIEYLIDRILTRDLQNITIVAQDHSDLFVDYIFNRIKKNNVFISNKSNLKLILFNGDACNLPLLDNVFDYCHHFGGINRFHSIRLAVSEMSRVLKNSSISRVMFSDESVAPWLRDHDIGKMIMENNSLYAAKCPIKLLPKEASNVKLEWIVQNSFYKISFGNTFKEEHINSKVVHNSPRGGSMYSRYYGKLESISPELRDIINQKAKARGLSFSDMITNLIKKSIEDY, from the coding sequence ATGTTTAAAATTCAATTCGATTCAATTGAATCAATAGGACCCTTAGAAAGATGCTATTTCAAACATGAAACTTCAAAAGAGAAAAATTCTGAAGGTCAAAACGAATATACTCTAGAATCCAGTATTCAATTTTATAGGAATTATCTTTCTTGGTTTTATGATACATTTAATCTTACTGAGACTTCTTTAAGAAATGAACTCTTTTCCGAGTTATCATTAAACAATGATATAAAAATATTGATAACAGGCGTTGGCTTGGGTCACGAGATCGAATATTTAATTGATCGTATTCTAACGAGAGATTTACAAAACATCACTATAGTTGCTCAAGATCATTCAGATTTATTTGTTGATTACATTTTTAACAGAATTAAAAAAAATAATGTTTTCATTTCTAATAAATCTAATTTAAAACTTATTCTTTTTAATGGTGACGCATGTAATTTACCCTTATTAGATAATGTCTTTGACTATTGCCACCATTTTGGAGGTATCAACAGATTCCATTCTATCAGACTTGCGGTTTCGGAAATGTCCAGGGTTTTGAAAAATTCCTCAATTTCTAGAGTAATGTTTTCGGATGAGTCAGTTGCACCTTGGTTAAGGGATCATGATATAGGTAAAATGATCATGGAAAATAATTCTTTATATGCAGCTAAATGCCCTATTAAATTATTACCTAAAGAGGCTTCCAATGTTAAATTAGAGTGGATAGTTCAAAATTCTTTTTATAAAATTAGTTTTGGTAATACTTTTAAAGAAGAACATATTAATTCTAAAGTTGTGCATAATAGTCCTCGAGGTGGCTCAATGTATTCAAGGTATTATGGTAAATTAGAATCTATTAGTCCAGAATTAAGAGATATAATTAATCAAAAAGCAAAAGCTAGAGGCCTTTCGTTTTCTGATATGATTACTAACTTAATTAAAAAATCTATTGAAGACTATTAA